Proteins from a genomic interval of Nematostella vectensis chromosome 12, jaNemVect1.1, whole genome shotgun sequence:
- the LOC125557456 gene encoding vesicular glutamate transporter 2-like, with amino-acid sequence MATLYAGVGVNAFDIAPRYSGIIMGMANTLATFNGIMAPLVVGLIVKSESIHEWGIVFFLIAAIVFCGAVFYAINASGELQPWATPDLSLLSKKVDPPKKQAMS; translated from the exons ATGGCCACTTTGTATGCTGGGGTGGGCGTCAACGCGTTCGATATCGCACCCCGGTACTCTGGTATCATAATGGGAATGGCCAATACTCTTGCGACGTTTAATGGAATTATGGCACCACTGGTTGTTGGACTAATCGTAAAATCTGAG AGCATCCACGAGTGGGGCATCGTGTTTTTTCTAATCGCTGCTATTGTGTTCTGCGGAGCAGTGTTTTACGCAATCAATGCGTCGGGCGAGCTACAACCGTGGGCAACGCCTGACCTCTCTCTACTTTCAAAGAAAGTAGACCCACCCAAGAAGCAGGCTATGTCGTGA
- the LOC5505305 gene encoding vesicular glutamate transporter 1 isoform X1: MKQIIFENIGFRGGKHLMAFKHKQKVLFPQLNPTEWKGEHELFTSNDDRPDNHCCSNSYCLFLPKRYCIAFLTMLAFLLSYGVRAGISIAVVAMVSSRETTINGTITVKDPEFRWSTKTQGVILGSFFGGYMLTQVPGGVLAQRFGGRVVLGLCMLFSSIFVFLSPVAARTHVALLVAASTAVGSCKVSYNAIIPKPSLFWALVEEKTACL; encoded by the exons ATGAAGCAAATCATTTTTGAGAATATCGGATTCCGTGGTGGGAAACATTTAATGGCTTTcaaacataaacaaaaagttttgttCCCTCAACTAAACCCAACAGAATGGAAGGGCGAGCATGAACTTTTCACGTCCAATGACGATCGACCAGATAACCACTGTTGCAGCAACTCTTATTGCTTGTTTCTACCCAAGCGTTATTGTATTGCGTTTCTTACGATGCTCGCCTTTCTATTGTCTTATGGAGTCCGAGCAGGGATAAGCATAGCAGTTGTGGCGATGGTGTCTTCTCGTGAAACGACCATCAATGGAACAATCACTGTGAAAGATCCTGAATTCCGATGGTCAACAAAAACACAAG GGGTTATTCTTGGCTCCTTTTTTGGGGGCTACATGCTGACCCAAGTACCTGGCGGAGTGCTGGCTCAAAGATTCGGTGGTCGAGTTGTCCTGGGCTTGTGTATGCTGTTTTCATCAATATTTGTGTTCCTTTCTCCTGTGGCGGCGCGAACACACGTTGCACTCCTTGTGGCAGCCAGCACAGCAGTGGGCTCATGTAAGGTCAGTTACAACGCGATAATCCCAAAGCCTTCATTATTTTGGGCCCTCGTCgaagaaaagacagcatgCCTTTAA
- the LOC5505305 gene encoding vesicular glutamate transporter 1 isoform X2, with translation MKQIIFENIGFRGGKHLMAFKHKQKVLFPQLNPTEWKGEHELFTSNDDRPDNHCCSNSYCLFLPKRYCIAFLTMLAFLLSYGVRAGISIAVVAMVSSRETTINGTITVKDPEFRWSTKTQGVILGSFFGGYMLTQVPGGVLAQRFGGRVVLGLCMLFSSIFVFLSPVAARTHVALLVAASTAVGSCKGVMTPALYDF, from the exons ATGAAGCAAATCATTTTTGAGAATATCGGATTCCGTGGTGGGAAACATTTAATGGCTTTcaaacataaacaaaaagttttgttCCCTCAACTAAACCCAACAGAATGGAAGGGCGAGCATGAACTTTTCACGTCCAATGACGATCGACCAGATAACCACTGTTGCAGCAACTCTTATTGCTTGTTTCTACCCAAGCGTTATTGTATTGCGTTTCTTACGATGCTCGCCTTTCTATTGTCTTATGGAGTCCGAGCAGGGATAAGCATAGCAGTTGTGGCGATGGTGTCTTCTCGTGAAACGACCATCAATGGAACAATCACTGTGAAAGATCCTGAATTCCGATGGTCAACAAAAACACAAG GGGTTATTCTTGGCTCCTTTTTTGGGGGCTACATGCTGACCCAAGTACCTGGCGGAGTGCTGGCTCAAAGATTCGGTGGTCGAGTTGTCCTGGGCTTGTGTATGCTGTTTTCATCAATATTTGTGTTCCTTTCTCCTGTGGCGGCGCGAACACACGTTGCACTCCTTGTGGCAGCCAGCACAGCAGTGGGCTCATGTAAG GGGGTGATGACTCCTGCCCTGTACGACTTCTAG